The following coding sequences lie in one Pelecanus crispus isolate bPelCri1 chromosome 9, bPelCri1.pri, whole genome shotgun sequence genomic window:
- the BRD3OS gene encoding uncharacterized protein BRD3OS, which yields MTDKVMNGRVPLPEKALSEGYARLRYRDTSLLIWQQQQQKLESAPPNTYLSRSRSMWYSQYGNEAILVRDKNKLDVSRDTGQSKFCAIM from the coding sequence ATGACTGACAAAGTAATGAACGGGAGGGTGCCCCTGCCAGAAAAAGCCTTGTCCGAGGGCTACGCCCGGCTGCGGTACCGGGACACCTCTCTGCTcatctggcagcagcagcagcagaaactggAGTCGGCCCCCCCCAACACGTACCtgagccggagccggagcatGTGGTACTCGCAGTACGGCAACGAAGCCATCCTGGTGCGGGACAAAAACAAGCTGGATGTCTCCAGGGACACGGGGCAATCTAAGTTTTGTGCTATTATGTAA